The nucleotide sequence CCAAGTTCATGATGCTTCCAAATGTCAAGTTATCACATTACATCCAATGTTGGAGCAACCTCGCGGTATTGCATTGGAGTTTCAATCCAGATGTACTGTTCAAATCTCTGGAGCAGGATTTGAATCCAGAACTAAGGTACAGAGGCAAGATTGACGGGACGTTGATTAGCATGTTTCCAAATGTCTACCATTAATGCTGTATATGGCTACATTTAATGAGGGCACCTGTCCTTCAGTTTTGCAATGGAGTCCTGCAAAACCAATGCTTACAATAAAGCTACCTGAAATTCAAGATCTTGACAAAAATAAAAGAAGGAACCGATGTGGGATTGTTTTGTCTTGGTGAAGAACTTGGACAGAGCCTGAtgtccatgtcctcttgtttgaaAGTCtcaggtttggaaagtgctgccaaTTGGGACTGACCAATTTGCTGCAATGCAACCTTTATCTTGTGCTGAGTCTCTGAACTGCTCCTGTTGCTAACtccatccagaatcagaatcaagtttattatcactgacatatgtcgtgaaattagttgttttgcggcagcagtacagtgcaagatataaagacataagaattactatgttacaaaaataaataaatagtgcaaaagaggaataatgaggtagtgttcacgggttcagaaatctgatggtggaggggaagaagctgttcctggaactttgagtgtgggttttcaggctcctgtacctcctccccgatgatagtaatgtgaagagggcatgtcccgaatggggagggtccttaatgatagatgctaccttcttgaggcaccacctcttaaaggATGTCTAGATGGTGGGAGGGGTTGTTGCCCgtgaaaaagtgagaaaaaagagaaaaaagaggcAATTCCATTAAACTTTTTATTTGTTTGATTAgtgggaggggagtcaggatgtgAGCTTTCATGCTGAATAGCCAAATTCACACCTCCTCTGGTAACCACAATATCAATGTGGTTATTTCATTAGACCTTTTGGCCAATGGTTGCCCTTGGGAAAGTGCTAAGATTAGGTTTGGCAAAGTTAATGATTGAACTCAAGGGGAAACCATATGATGAagaccattgatgaagcagctgaagatatttcAACATTGGATCCTTCCTTCTTGAAGAATTCCTGCAATCGTGCCCGGAGGCTGGGATGATTGGTGTCTAATAACCACAGTCATCTTCCCTTGTGCCAGTTATGAATCCAAATTAGTGGACAACTTTTGGCCTGATCCCCACTGACTGATTTTGTTGAATGCTCAGTTGAATGCTTCTTTTAGATCAAATCAATCATTCTCACATACCTCTAGAATTCGGCTCTTGTATCCAGATTTAGATCAGGAGCTTAATAAGTTGTGGAGCCAAGTAGACCTGGAGGACCCAAACTGATCTCAGTATGCAGATATGACGGGTAAGAGACACCCAGCAGCAATGCTAATGGGGTTCAAATCCATTCAGCTTGGTTCCACTTTTGGAAGTCAGTTTTTGTTCTTTGGCCAGCCAGCAGCTGTCATTTACCTCTGTTGACACATGGCTTGAAAGGCTTGTTCATTGGTGTCGAAACACTTGTTGGGTTTGAATGTTATACCAAGCAGTAGTAGTGCCAAAAAGAGCATCAATGTCCCCTTCTGTTGAacctctgttgtgagaaaggttcttttggtatcttaaagataaaggtatctggacacacaggtGGAtcttattcacaaagaccgacacaggaacagaatgtgaaggaacaaatgcaccctcgcacactcgcactaaGGTGATCGCGAGTGTGGAGGGAATCACAATAGGGGGTGaggtgcacgcacacacacacacgcacacacacacacacacacacacacacaataactggttacaaatgatcagggaataaacaacACAATCtttgaacaccctgatattctggacaaacattggctctttggtctcgggagtccttaactaactgccctgaagtagtgcacagcttacctcaacatccttggagacagagagagagagagaaaaccaaacatgcagcacttttatactgctggagggctgggtggtccagcaaggataAAGGTGTTTACCTGATGGGGTGGTGCCaaaccttgactgacagtggtgtcactttcggccatgtgctcaatggtgtcatcccaaccaaaggggtcagtgttgtcagtgttgtcatggtcacatgacagccatgaccttttacactacaaccCCTAAGCGTTAAGTGCTGCTCCAAACCACAAAAACGTTGTCTATAAAAGGGACCTTTAttcaggctgttggtgatttaTCTTCCCAATGACTACTCAGGTAGAAAAACATATTTCTTTTTTATGCTGGATAAATATGAATAATCAAATTCCTGATAAAGGAATAATGGAACAGGTATAGACCATTCAGTTCCTCTAgaatgcctcggtaaagcagccaacataattaaagaccccacccaccccagacattctctcttctcccccctctcattgggcagaagatacaaaagcctgaaagcacgtaccaccaggctcaagaacagtttctaccccactgttataatactattaaatggtctcctagtacaataagatggattcttgacatcacaatctacttcattatggccttgcaccttattgtctacctgcactgcactttttctgtagctgcaacacattattctgcattctgttattgtttcccttgtactacttcaatgcactgatgtgatgtaatgatctgtatggatggcatgtaaaacaaagtttttcactgtaccttggtacatgtgacaataataaaccaatttacactaTTCAATCAAGTCATGGCTAATCATGGCAACTCACCTTAGTCCTATAATCCAGAATATGGACATACGATTTTTTAATTTGTAGAAGGTGGCAATTGGAGATGGTGTCACTGGAGAGTTGCACCAAGACACAAGAATACATAAACAAGCTTGCAGACTGGCAGATAAGTAACAAATTAAATTCAATCCAACAAGCACAGTaatatagcagttagcataatgctattgcagcaccaacaacccgggttcaattctggccactgtctgtaaggagtttgtacgttctccccatgactgcgtgagtttcctccgggtgctctggtttcctcccacattccaaagatatacgggttaggaagttgtgggcatgttatgtcggtgcaagagtggcgacacttgcgggctgcccccagaacactctatgcaaaagaagtatttcactgtgtgttttgacgtacatgtgactaataaataaataaatagaaaatagaagTGTGAAAGGAGGAAAAATAAAGAGACCATGTTTTTGGTTAAGAAAGGAACTAGTGTGACAAAAACAAGTATTgtggacactggaaatctgaaataaaaacagaaaaagctggaaacactcagcaggccaggcagcacctggggagagggaaagacagTTGAGATTTCAGACCAAAGGTCTTTCACCAGAAAAGTTGGAAGATAAATAAGTTTTAAGACACAGAGTAAGGGAGAAGAGAACAAAATGAAGTCTGAGATTGTGTGGAAGAGacaaaatgccaaaaaaaaaaggtgaaagagtgcaggaagcaaaaaaatcattttattgaACATTATTTTGAGTCTCTATTAGACCACAAATGTTGCATTGTGCAATATTCTGGGACAGACTACATTGACAACTATACACGTACACCAGGGGGTTGCCCTGAAATTGGTTTGCAGGTGCCTTCTGAATGATCTGGGAAAGCCAGCAGCAGCTGTTGCCATAGTTACAGGCTCATCATACTGCAGGGTGGAATTTGAAGGCTGAGATTGGCATCTGAGGCCCTTTCAAAGTTTGGAATCACGGGCTTGCTCAGGTGCCTGAAGCTCACCTGGGCCAGAAAGTCTGCGACAAACTACCTGCTTTTGATTGTACCTGGGGGAAGGAGATGAACTCACTTGCTTCAAGCAACCAAGAAGTATGTCACCTTGCTGATATGATagagacataaaagactgcagatgctggaatccagagtaagaaacaatccgctggaagaactcaagagctgctggaaggtcctgttacagggttttgacccaaagcatcaacaattggcacacgaatgagaggaaaatggagggatatgggcattctgttagtaggagggaatagctatgtcggcacaacattgtggaacGAAGGGCCAgttctgggctgtactgttctatgtactaattcctttgctcccacaaATGCctcttgatccactgagttcctccagcagattgtttgttgatatgATAGCCTCCTGTCCAGGTACAGACATGGAGATTAGGAGTTGCAACAATAAGTGAAAGATAAACGATgtcaaggaggctgcagaggacaGTGGAAGACAAGTGAGGCGACACAAGGGTCTGCAAGTGCTGGgatctgaagtaaaacaaaaggagctgccggaggaactcagcgggtcaggcagcgtctgtggagggaaatagacagccaAGATCCATCATCTGGGCGGAAATATGAGGAGCTGGGCTACTTGGAAGCTCCTATGTAGAACAGGATAGGCCGATTGGACCCCGCTGCGATGGGTGATGGAACAAATAGTAATCAGGCAATTTAGCAAATGCTGTATTGAAATTCAaaatatgacaaaaaaaaacaaattgctaccTCAAGAGCGCTTCTCCTGAAAGTTTGTGTGACCTTTAGTATCACACTGCATCACAAATGTTTAGAATTACTTCTTGTACATAACGGGTCCAATCCGCGCATTATTATAATTCGAAGTGGCAACGATATTCGATTCATTATATTTCTGAAAAACTAACAAACTAAACAGACAAAAATCAGAATGGTTTAGCTCCACGTGTTTGCACACTTCAAACGTCGAATACAAGTAATATAACAGCCTGCACATTGTttgaataaacaaaaaaacagCATTCGGAATAGAGCAGTCATAATTGGCACGTGTTATCATTAAAATAGAATTTAAATAGAGTGTAGATTCTGCTGTTTAGTGGAGAATAGTCGAATGGGAGTGGTTTATGGTCAGGCTTATAACTGACGAAAGTGGATTGGTTTTAAAGACTGTGAAACAGGTTTTGTGACTGGTGAAAACTCTTGCTCAGAGCACACAGCAGCCGGTGCAATGTATTAATTATTAGCACTCCCTCTTACCAAGGCCGAGCGGGAATCGCAACCTAGAGGTTTATTGAAGATAGTGGCGTCCGGTTTTGTAATGATGGGCTCGGACTGCAATGGAAGTATCGTGTTGTTCCTTTCCAGTATCCTCGTACTCTTAGGAGTTTGCACTTGGAAAAAACAACAGAAGGAGGTTGTCATGTACGGAAAGTATAGGTTGGAGTCGTCCAGTGATGCCACGGTCCTGATTCCGGCTAAGGTGGGCTGGGGCGTTCAGGAGTTGCCTTCGTTTGTTGTACCCGCCTTGTTGATTTACCAGTCGGGAAGCCTGGATACCTTGGGGAGCAAACTCTTGCTGTTCTTATTCTTCCACAGGTAAAGTCGTCATAGTGATTGGGATGGCAAGTACTTGCACTTAAACCCTTTCCCGCCCCACACGCAAAATAGGAAGCCACCTGGTCTATTGATGGTGATGTGATGTAGCTGTGGTATTCAAGTTAATTCCCCTTTCCCtgttgttctttttttctctctaggcacagatggacacacacacacacttcccaaACACATTCGATTCCCTTGTGATGGTtattattgcatctgcttccatacTACCACATTCCTTCTACCTTGATTACAGTGATTGTCTTACTTTCCAAGCTGAGAAATCAATTTCTACATAACCTGGTCCACTGTTGATGAGTATcagacttctggctgttctttgGACATCTATTGCTTctgtttttttccagttttgaaaGGTGCAAGTCATGACCTGTGTCCAGTGTGCAAGTTTGAGGAGTTGTGGTGGTCAcctcaaagaccccagccacctggatcattctctcttctctcctcttccatcaggtaggagatacaggagcctgagggcacgtaccaccagacttaaggacagcttctaccccactgtgataagactattgaatggtttccgtATATGATgggacggactctgacctcacgatcgcaccttattgaactgcattttctccgtagctgtgacactttactctgtgctgtcattgtttttacctgtactacttcaatgcactgtgtactaacccaatgtaactgcactgtgtaatgaattgacctgtacgatcagtatgcaagacaagtttttcactgtacctcggtacaagtgacaataataaaccaataccaaaaagggTGACCAAGTGGATTGACTAGCGTAGCGTGGTAGATGTTGTCAATGTGAAtctttaataaggtgtttgacaaggtcttgtGTGCTAAGCTGTTCTGTAAGGTtaaaatacatgggatccagggtgagatagccaattggatctaaaattagtttggtgatagggtgcagagggttgtagtggagggctACTTTGCagattggaggcccgtgactagcggtgtgctgcagggattggtgctgggtcctttattgttcatGTGTACTAATGATTTGGGAGAGAATACAGGTGGCATGatttagtaagtttacagatggtaCTAAAATTGGTGGAAgtgtggatggtgaagaaggttgtctgaggttacaacaggatctagatcaattggggAAGTgtgcaagggaatggcagatgaaatttcaaCTCCAacaatgtgaagtgatacaatttgggaagttaaaccacatCAGGACATAGTGAATGTCAGGGCCCTGGGAGGtatcccaaggtgtctctgttcaacaagtacataattccctgaaagtggcaacatttgTAGATGAGGAAGGGGTATGCCCTGCTTCCCTTTATCAGAtggggcagtgagtataggagcTAGGATGTCATGTGACATTCATACAAATCAGTAggccatacttggaatattgtgtgtagttctggttgctgcactataggaagggtgtaatTAAACtctggtgcagaaaggattcacaggaatgttggctgcgctggaggtcttgagttatgaggagagattggataggctgggactgttttccctggagtgaaggaggctgaggggtgagaagCTTTAAtaaaataagaggcatagaaagggtaaatAGTCTTTCTCCCAAGACAAAGTCAAAAACacaagggcatgggtttaaggtgaggggaaaggtttaaaagggatcagaggggcaggtttttcaggAAGgctagtgggtatatggaatgagctgccagaggaagtagtagaagcaggtataattacaacatttaaaggacccTTGGACaagtttatggataggaaaggtttagagggacatgggacaaatgggcaccttggttagcatggatgagttgggccgaagaatCTATTTCTGGGCTAAGCAACACTGACTCTTTCTAACAAATAAACGAAAGCAAACCTGATACAAGGCTTCAGATCAAGAAATTGTGGGATTTGTCTGAATAgacttttggggggtgggggagacacaTCAATTAGATAGCTATCTTCAATGCTGTTAACTTCTATTTTAATTctatctttgatggttgtgcaTGCTGTGCACTACACCCAAAATGAGGTTGCTTCATTTCTCATGGTGGACTTGGTAAACTAGAGGAATTTCCAATATTGCTGTTGCTAATGTTTTGCGAAAAATCTCTGAAGGAAATGATTTCTAGTATTACAAGAAACAGAAGTACTTCACTAACTATAGAATGTTTGGGACCTGTTCAGAACCATATCTGAGCAGTCATAAGATACTTGAAGTGTTTTCTTTTGAGAGAGATCTGGAAAAAGAACCTCAAACTATAACATATCAAACTCTTTTCCTGTACATTAGGACATGGATTTATGGATACCTCACCAGAGGGAGACCTGTTCAAATCGCCTTTGTTTTGACAagttttttattttgcactttgaATGGGTACCTTCAAGGACACAACTTGCTCTACTGTACGAAGTATGAAGATAGCTGGACGACTGACTTCAGATTTTTGTTTGGTAAATTCTTATGATTGTGTATCCTGTAGCATTTGAAATGCATTCAATGGTATCTGCAATAAATTCTATCATCTGATTTGTTTTATTCCTTTACTACATACTCACTGGCTTCAACATTGTTCCTTTTCtgtgaatttaatttaattatttttttgacaGAAATTGCTTTAGTTTGTGATTAAGTATTTGATTGTACTGAAGAGGATAAGACCAAAACAGTGGTGGGTGTTTTGGTATATACCAATTATCTTGGATTGATTTAGTCTGTGATAAAACTAATATTTGAATAATAAAAgcataactagggagagggcaggacaactcaaggataaaggagggaacatgtacttgaaagtggaggatgtgggtaaggtcctaaatgaatactttgcatcaatatttaacaaagagaagaatgtggaggatagtgaaataAGTATGAAGTGTACTAatttgctagggcattttgagatgaagaaaaaaataGTGTTGGGTCTCCTTGTCTTAAAGACATTAAGGTCGACGTCCCtcgggcctgatgggatctaccccAGGTTATTGCAAGAAGTGAGATTGTtggagccttgaccaagatcttcatgttctCTCTTGCCACAGACGAGTTCCTGGAGAACTAGTGGGTAGCTAATATTCCATTATTGAAtattccattattcaataagGGAAGTGGGTATAATCATGGAAACTAAAGATGGTGAGTcccatgtcagtggtagggaagctattggagatgattcttagggataggagttATGAGCACTTTgaaaactatggcctaattaggaacggtcagcatggctttgtgcagggcaagctgattgattgagtttttcgaggaggtgacaaaggtgattgttgaaggtagagctatggatattgtctacatagattttagtgaagtgtttgacaaggtccgtcATGGGCTCATCCAGatgattaagatgcatggtatctatatagagcaggatgaaaatgtggatgggtgggttagtaagttcgtagatgatacaaagattggtgttgtggatagtgtagcagattgccaaaggatacagcaggatatagatcaattgcagacatgcgtggtgaaatggcagatggagtttaatttggcaaaatgtgagatgttgcactttgggagatcaaatgtaaagggacagtacactgttaatggcaagacgcttaacagtgttgatgtacagagggatctttgggtcaaagtccatagctccctgaaagtggctgcacaggttgatagggtggtaaagaaggcatatggcatgcttgcctttagtcaagcattgagttcaagagttgaagttatgttgcagagtTATAAAActctaggccacatctggagtactgcattcaattctggttgccccattataggaaggatgtggaggctttagagggtgcagaagaggtttaccaggatgctgcctggattagagggcatgtgttataaggagaggctggattaacttgggttgttttctttggaggagcagcagaggggagacctgacagaagtttataagattatatgaGGCCTCGATAGAATAGACgtctagtatctttttcccagggttgaactgtctaatactggagggcatgcatttaaggggagaggggagaagttcaatggagatgtgtggggcaattttgttttattggtgggtgcctggaatgtgctgccaggggtggtggtagaggcaactatgatagaggcatttaaggggctcttgGATAGTTATGCGAATGtgtagaaaatggagggatatggacattgtgtaggcagaagggattagtttagttaagcatttaattactagtttcactagtttggcacaacatcgtgggctgaagtgcATGTTCCTGTGTAGAAGTACAAGTGCGCCACATGTTTTAAAGGAttatcatttttttcttccctctTGATTCGTAAATATAAAATGTAAGTTGTACTGTGGAGACTGGGATCAGTAAGGAAGTGGGGATCAATCATAGGGTGGGAAATGGTGGAGAAGCTGAGCTGCATcagatgaagccaatgtggaagTGAAATAGAAccgtgctggaaaaactcagcagagcaggcagattctgtgtaaagagaaactgttaacattgcaggtcaaaggcccttcagaTGAGAGTGCAGATGTTAGTCTAGGTAGTAGAGGAGGGTAATGGGTATGTTACATAGCTCCATTATTTTACACTATTACAAAGattcctttgttccacccattgccctcctaTCTTCCCTGCTACCTAACTTGTTTTCATTCTCTCCCTTCTGaagaagggcctttgacctgaaaagttaactgtttctcttgtcATAGGTGCTGCTTAACCAGatgtgcattctgtttttttttaaattttattttggatttccagtatcttcagttttgatttccatttactaCAGCAGCAGCCCTATTGAAGTGGAGTTGTAGGCATTATGATCTTGTTTTGAATGAATATTGCAAATTAAAAGTCCTGAAGTGAATCGCTAACATAATCAAACTGCTCTTCTATTGGAC is from Pristis pectinata isolate sPriPec2 chromosome 3, sPriPec2.1.pri, whole genome shotgun sequence and encodes:
- the LOC127568537 gene encoding 3-oxo-5-alpha-steroid 4-dehydrogenase 2-like, with product MYGKYRLESSSDATVLIPAKVGWGVQELPSFVVPALLIYQSGSLDTLGSKLLLFLFFHRTWIYGYLTRGRPVQIAFVLTSFLFCTLNGYLQGHNLLYCTKYEDSWTTDFRFLFGILLFLLGMAFNIHSDNLLRNLREPGDFSYKIPRGGLFEYVSAANYFGEIVEWFGYSIATWTYPAFAFAIFSALYLGAHALQRHRFYLEKFKEYPKSRKVLIPLLF